The Triticum dicoccoides isolate Atlit2015 ecotype Zavitan chromosome 6A, WEW_v2.0, whole genome shotgun sequence genome has a window encoding:
- the LOC119315850 gene encoding tubulin beta-3 chain, whose translation MREILHIQGGQCGNQIGAKFWEVICDEHGIDQTGKYAGDSDLQLERINVYYNEASGGRFVPRAVLMDLEPGTMDSLRSGPYGQIFRPDNFVFGQSGAGNNWAKGHYTEGAELIDSVLDVVRKEAENCDCLQGFQVCHSLGGGTGSGMGTLLISKIREEYPDRMMLTFSVFPSPKVSDTVVEPYNATLSVHQLVENADECMVLDNEALYDICFRTLKLATPTFGDLNHLISATMSGVTCCLRFPGQLNSDLRKLAVNLIPFPRLHFFMVGFAPLTSRGSQQYRALTVPELTQQMWDSKNMMCAADPRHGRYLTASAMFRGKMSTKEVDEQMLNVQNKNSSYFVEWIPNNVKSSVCDIPPTGLSMSSTFVGNSTSIQEMFRRVSEQFTAMFRRKAFLHWYTGEGMDEMEFTEAESNMNDLVAEYQQYQDATADEEEEYDEEEEEEAA comes from the exons atgAGGGAGATCCTCCACATCCAGGGCGGCCAGTGCGGCAACCAGATCGGGGCCAAGTTCTGGGAGGTGATCTGCGACGAGCACGGCATCGACCAGACCGGCAAGTACGCCGGCGACTCCGACCTCCAGCTCGAGCGCATCAACGTCTACTACAACGAGGCCAGCGGCGGCCGCTTCGTGCCCCGCGCCGTCCTCATGGACCTCGAGCCGGGCACCATGGACTCCCTCCGCTCGGGGCCCTACGGCCAGATCTTCCGCCCCGACAACTTCGTCTTCGGCCAGTCCGGCGCCGGCAACAACTGGGCCAAGGGCCACTACACCGAGGGCGCCGAGCTCATCGACTCCGTCCTCGACGTCGTCCGCAAGGAGGCCGAGAACTGCGACTGCCTGCAAG GATTCCAAGTCTGCCACTCTCTGGGAGGAGGAACTGGTTCTGGTATGGGTACACTGCTCATCTCCAAGATCAGGGAGGAGTACCCAGATAGGATGATGTTGACATTCTCAGTCTTTCCATCACCAAAGGTGTCCGACACTGTGGTGGAACCTTACAATGCTACACTTTCTGTACACCAACTTGTTGAGAACGCTGATGAGTGCATGGTACTTGACAATGAGGCTCTCTATGACATCTGCTTCCGCACTCTGAAGCTTGCTACACCCACAT TTGGTGATCTGAACCATCTTATATCTGCAACTATGAGTGGTGTCACTTGCTGCCTCCGCTTCCCCGGTCAGCTGAACTCCGACCTCCGGAAACTCGCAGTCAACTTGATCCCGTTCCCTCGCCTCCATTTCTTCATGGTTGGCTTCGCACCACTGACCTCGAGGGGTTCTCAGCAGTACCGTGCCCTCACTGTTCCTGAGTTGACCCAGCAGATGTGGGACTCAAAGAACATGATGTGTGCTGCTGACCCGCGTCACGGCCGGTACCTCACAGCCTCTGCCATGTTCCGTGGGAAGATGAGCACAAAGGAAGTTGATGAGCAGATGCTGAACGTCCAGAACAAGAACTCGTCATACTTTGTTGAGTGGATACCCAACAATGTGAAGTCAAGCGTGTGTGACATCCCTCCCACAGGCCTGTCAATGTCGTCCACCTTTGTTGGCAACTCCACCTCCATCCAGGAGATGTTCCGCCGTGTGAGCGAGCAGTTCACTGCCATGTTCAGGAGGAAGGCTTTCTTGCACTGGTACACCGGTGAGGGCATGGATGAGATGGAGTTCACCGAGGCCGAGAGCAACATGAACGATCTGGTCGCTGAGTACCAGCAGTACCAGGATGCCACAGCCGACGAAGAGGAAGAgtatgacgaggaggaggaagaggaggctgcCTAA